One segment of Leptospirillum ferrooxidans C2-3 DNA contains the following:
- a CDS encoding DUF502 domain-containing protein: MDWLQKEKERISASIKTKFVTGLVIFLPAALSLYILYRIFDFLDSFLDPFIVSRTGYSIPGMGVLLLVLLILAVGTVATNVLGHRLVLFLENVMAKIPIFKKFYTTLKTVMESFSPNGQKGFRKVVLAEYPQNGVWTMGFFTGSVRFGKDGPVLQSVFFPSNNIYIGIQAFLPADKVMETTFSVEEGMKLILSGGITLPDHISLFPLGHPPSTNPPGDLLSGNLQNGVSSESNPSLRP; the protein is encoded by the coding sequence ATGGATTGGCTTCAGAAAGAGAAGGAGCGTATCAGCGCTTCGATCAAGACAAAGTTCGTAACCGGGCTTGTCATTTTTTTGCCAGCAGCCCTTTCCCTCTATATTCTCTATCGCATTTTTGACTTTCTGGACTCATTTCTGGACCCATTTATTGTATCCAGAACGGGTTATTCCATTCCGGGAATGGGGGTTCTCCTTCTGGTCCTTCTGATCCTGGCGGTCGGTACGGTCGCAACCAATGTCCTTGGCCACAGGTTGGTGCTCTTTCTTGAAAATGTGATGGCTAAAATCCCGATTTTCAAGAAGTTCTACACCACGCTGAAAACGGTGATGGAATCCTTTTCTCCCAATGGGCAAAAGGGTTTCCGGAAGGTCGTTCTTGCGGAGTACCCCCAGAATGGTGTCTGGACGATGGGTTTTTTTACCGGATCGGTGCGGTTCGGAAAGGATGGCCCGGTTCTGCAGTCGGTTTTTTTCCCCAGCAATAATATTTATATTGGTATACAGGCTTTCCTTCCGGCAGATAAAGTCATGGAGACGACGTTTTCAGTGGAAGAAGGCATGAAGCTCATTCTGTCAGGCGGGATCACGCTACCTGACCATATTTCCCTCTTTCCCCTCGGACATCCGCCCTCGACCAATCCTCCGGGTGATCTTCTTTCCGGAAATCTCCAGAATGGAGTCTCCTCCGAATCCAATCCCTCTTTACGTCCATGA